From a region of the Carettochelys insculpta isolate YL-2023 chromosome 29, ASM3395843v1, whole genome shotgun sequence genome:
- the ACVRL1 gene encoding activin receptor type-1-like isoform X3, translating to MAGSGAIGLFTWKSQQTGNGGKMLHGAIGSLLLAMLTVPRSVPAAKVRCACDVPPCTNATCLGQVCFVSRSLQDGEHTQSKGCLSNYLENCKGYPMEEYAIRCCLSDMCNWNLSFPVKGKQIQNSFSLKNLLLMILVPLLALLVLGGLLMLSLWKLVRRCKRQLPFRHSDLGDSDMMLKASVVGDSTLQDLLNEDCTTGSGSGLPFLVQRTMARQITLVECVGKGRYGEVWRGVWHGENVAVKIFSSRDEQSWFRETEIYNTVLLRHDNILGYIASDMTSRNSSTQLWLITHYHENGSLYDYLQRTVLDTEACLSLACSIICGLVHLHVEMFGTQGKPAIAHRDLKSRNILVKNNRECCIADLGLAVMHSQDGDYLDIGNNPRVGTKRYMAPEVLDEQIRTDCFESYKQTDIWAYGLVLWEITRRTVVNGIVEDYRPPFFDMVPSDPSFEEMKKVVCTDQQTPTVPNRLYSDSL from the exons ATGGCAGGAAGCGGGGCCATCGGGCTGTTTACGTGGAAATCGCAGCAGACCGGgaatggag GCAAAATGCTGCACGGAGCTATTGGGAGCCTTCTTCTGGCCATGCTGACTGTTCCAAGGAGCGTTCCAGCTG CGAAGGTGAGGTGCGCCTGTGACGTTCCACCGTGTACAAATGCCACCTGCTTGGGGCAGGTGTGTTTTGTGAGCAGAAGTTTACAGGATGGGGAGCACACCCAGAGCAAGGGCTGCCTGAGCAATTACTTGGAGAACTGCAAGGGGTATCCCATGGAAGAATATGCCATACGCTGCTGCCTGTCCGACATGTGCAATTGGAACTTGAGCTTCCCTGTGAAAG ggAAGCAGATCCAaaattcattctctctgaagaaccTGCTCCTGATGATCCTGGTTCCCCTGCTGGCCTTACTCGTCCTCGGGGGGCTGCTCATGCTCTCCTTATGGAAGCTGGTTCGGCGCTGCAAGAGGCAGCTCCCCTTCAGACACAGTGACTTGGGTGACTCAGACATGATGCTGAAGGCCTCTGTGGTGGGAGACAGCACCTTACAG GATTTGCTGAACGAGGACTGCACCACAGGCAGCGGCTCTGGGCTGCCCTTTCTTGTCCAGAGAACTATGGCTCGACAGATCACGCTGGTGGAATGTGTAG GCAAAGGGCGCTATGGGGAGGTGTGGCGTGGCGTGTGGCATGGGGAGAACGTGGCCGTGAAGATCTTCTCCTCCCGAGATGAGCAGTCGTGGTTCCGCGAGACAGAGATCTACAACACGGTGCTACTCAGGCATGACAATATCCTCG GCTACATTGCCTCTGACATGACATCCAGGAATTccagcacccagctctggctcatcacTCACTACCATGAGAACGGCTCACTCTACGACTATCTGCAGAGGACTGTGCTGGACACAGaggcctgcctgagcctggcctgCTCCATCATCTGCGGTCTGGTCCATCTGCACGTGGAGATGTTCGGGACCCAGGGGAAACCAGCCATTGCTCACCGGGACCTGAAGAGCAGGAACATCCTGGTGAAGAACAACAGGGAGTGCTGCATCGCAGACCTGG GACTGGCGGTCATGCATTCTCAGGACGGTGACTACCTGGACATCGGCAACAACCCACGGGTCGGCACCAAACGCTACATGGCCCCCGAGGTCCTGGATGAACAAATCCGGACCGACTGCTTCGAATCCTACAAGCAGACTGATATCTGGGCATATGGCCTGGTGCTCTGGGAAATCACCAGGAGGACAGTTGTCAATG